Proteins encoded within one genomic window of Nilaparvata lugens isolate BPH chromosome 11, ASM1435652v1, whole genome shotgun sequence:
- the LOC111052669 gene encoding keratin-associated protein 19-1, whose translation MSFKLFSVVAALALAVLLPARESDAQMGAYPYSSPDAYSVAAGYPRYGAAEYGAPAYGYGYTAPAYGYGYPSPGYGYTVERGVQCKSYQRYYPNYSYGYGYGYPAYGYGYGYPAYGYGYGFSPYGYGNPAYANPGYGYQAYPAYAGYAGNPAGYGFAA comes from the coding sequence GTTGTTGCTGCCTTGGCACTAGCAGTACTCCTGCCAGCACGCGAGAGTGATGCCCAGATGGGCGCCTACCCTTACTCATCTCCAGATGCATATTCTGTTGCTGCTGGATATCCTAGATATGGTGCTGCTGAATATGGTGCACCCGCATATGGATATGGATATACTGCACCCGCATATGGATATGGATATCCTTCACCCGGATATGGATATACTGTGGAGAGAGGAGTTCAATGCAAATCTTATCAAAGATATTATCCAAATTATTCTTATGGATATGGGTATGGATATCCAGCATATGGATATGGATATGGATATCCAGCATATGGATATGGATATGGATTTTCACCCTACGGATATGGAAATCCAGCTTATGCAAATCCAGGATATGGATATCAAGCTTATCCAGCTTATGCAGGATATGCTGGAAATCCAGCAGGATATGGATTTGCAGCTTAG